The Micropterus dolomieu isolate WLL.071019.BEF.003 ecotype Adirondacks linkage group LG20, ASM2129224v1, whole genome shotgun sequence genome has a segment encoding these proteins:
- the e2f8 gene encoding transcription factor E2F8: MGPLATPKKGREARSVDPWTPTSNLKMLISAASPDIRNREKELCMVTDEREGVDSAQDTENCEESEKMISRKEKSLGLLCHKFLARYPDCPDPAINNDICLDDVATELHVERRRIYDIMNVLESLHMVSRSAKNRYMWHGRTKLAETLAILKQVGEEHRYGQQMQQIRQRLLDKEFDFDNEEKENEEAVDLESGEQGQKELFFVELPGVEFKAASVNSRKDKSLRVMSQKFVMLFLVSNPRVVSLDVAAKILIGEDQGADQDKNKFKTKVRRLYDIANVLRSLKLIEKVHVTEERGRKPAFEWVGPQEFPEVKDLESSKSESPTKKKSVLESRMSVDNCAKNLFSSPGAKRSFTRHPSLIKLAKSIEDDRRKISSAPSSPFKSALSDSSNTDFPNKMAQLAAICKIKLDQESVTGAEVPKHAAAVRPETASSGSMEPPQALLLTPTQEPGVNTTVHLTPHTPLTAMPPGSVTYIPAQCSSLIPILLPQQRGSGPFAVYLQPSSPRPNPLARPQPTSLAVRSMTFEDKTGQSPLSQYAAKSQPGSRVSDVSPLAIKRLRSDSVTESSPSKAKRTDPNFKDTSPKLCEILQARLKARRSSHLSSRPSPRALHLDPEFVNTPGGAVAHQTLGQSLETFLDREDKTPNSDSEAGLTPVRAVPLTPGQLHTETLVPAGYLIPISQQSLISYREIQCLGRESNKASTPTYNIYQTPTAGSRPALAQEITPTNLCLHKPTAAASPQTTQQAHHLHSPSPAILNFTLQNLGLISGSSPGNTFAAPQTPDCANTLPSPLPGPLALQQRGMVFIKPVSPVPVQQSVSAQPMALISVQQPLMTTPKGTGLPQQSFFHTPVPLSPLAAMVTTSGHPATKTVYVPQRKLDVTTEDS, encoded by the exons ATGGGGCCCCTCGCTACACCTAAAAAAGGAAGGGAAGCACGTTCTGTTGATCCCTGGACGCCGACTTCAAACCTTAAAATGCTCATCAGTGCTGCTAGCCCAGACATCAGGAACCGAGAGAAGGAGCTGTGCATGGTCACTGATGAACGGGAAGGTGTTGACTCTGCACAG GACACTGAAAATTGCGAAGAGTCAGAGAAAATGATTAGCAGGAAAGAGAAGAGTCTGGGTTTGCTCTGTCATAAATTCCTTGCCCGCTACCCGGATTGCCCGGACCCTGCCATCAACAATGACATCTGCCTGGATGATGTGGCCACTGAGCTCC ATGTAGAACGGCGGCGCATCTACGACATCATGAACGTGCTAGAGAGCCTGCACATGGTGAGCCGCTCGGCCAAAAACCGCTACATGTGGCACGGCCGGACCAAACTGGCTGAGACTTTGGCCATTTTGAAGCAGGTGGGCGAGGAGCACAGGTACGGCCAGCAGATGCAGCAGATCCGGCAGCGTCTCCTGGACAAGGAGTTTGACTTTGACAATGAGGAGAAGGAGAACGAGGAGGCGGTGGACCTGGAGAGCGGGGAGCAGGGACAGAAGGAGCTCTTCTTTGTGGAGCTTCCAGGAGTAGAGTTCAAAGCAG CCTCTGTTAACAGTCGGAAGGACAAATCTTTGAGGGTAATGAGCCAGAAGTTTGTCATGCTCTTTCTGGTGTCTAATCCTCGCGTGGTCAGTCTGGACGTAGCCGCCAAGATCCTGATCGGAGAGGACCAGGGTGCAGATCAAGACAAGAACAAGTTCAAGA CCAAGGTGCGCCGTCTGTATGACATAGCTAATGTGCTACGGAGCCTGAAGCTCATTGAGAAAGTCCACGTGacagaagagagggggaggaaacCGGCTTTTGAATGGGTCGGCCCCCAAGAATTCCCAGAAGTCAAAG ACTTGGAGAGCTCCAAATCTGAAAGCCcaactaaaaagaaaagtgtaCTGGAGTCCCGTATGTCTGTAGACAACTGTGCCAAAAACCTATTTTCATCGCCGGGAGCTAAGCGCAGCTTCACCCGGCACCCCTCCCTCATAAAGCTGGCCAAGAGCATTGAGGATGACCGTCGCAAGATCAGTTCCGCGCCCAGCAGTCCTTTCAAGAGTGCCCTCA gCGATTCATCAAACACTGATTTCCCAAACAAGATGGCCCAACTTGCTGCTATTTGTAAGATTAAGCTTGACCAGGAATCAGT GACTGGAGCTGAAGTACCAAAACACGCTGCTGCTGTGAGGCCAGAGACAGCCTCCTCTGGTTCAATGGAACCGCCTCAGGCCCTGTTACTAACTCCAACCCAGGAGCCTGGAGTCAACACTACTGTCCACCTTACCCCCCACACCCCACTAACCGCCATGCCCCCGGGCTCAGTCACATACATTCCTGCACAGTGTTCATCCCTGATCCCTATCCTGTTACCTCAGCAGCGGGGGAGCGGGCCCTTTGCAGTGTATTTGCAACCTTCCTCCCCCAGGCCAAACCCTCTGGCCAGGCCACAGCCAACCAGCCTCGCTGTGCGCTCTATGACCTTTGAGGATAAGACTGGGCAGAGCCCATTAAGCCAGTATGCGGCTAAGAGCCAGCCTGGCTCCAGGGTGTCGGACGTCAGCCCCTTGGCAATCAAACGACTGCGTTCAGATTCAGTCACAGAGAGCAGTCCCTCCAAAGCTAAGAGGACTGATCCCAACTTTAAG GACACCTCTCCGAAGCTGTGTGAGATCTTACAGGCGCGTCTGAAGGCCCGTCGCAGCAGTCACCTCTCAAGCCGGCCCTCGCCTCGCGCACTCCACCTGGACCCGGAGTTTGTCAACACCCCCGGCGGTGCTGTTGCCCATCAGACTCTAGGGCAGAGCTTGGAGACCTTCCTGGACAGAGAGGACAAGACACCGAACTCTGACAGCGAGGCGGGATTAACACCAGTCAGAGCCGTACCCCTCACGCCAGGACAGCTCCACACAGAG ACGTTAGTACCAGCCGGATACCTGATTCCAATCTCCCAGCAGTCCCTCATCAGCTACAGGGAAATTCAATGTTTAGGGAGAGAAAGCAACAAGGCCTCAACTCCCACTTACAACATCTACCAAACACCGACTGCAG GCTCCAGACCTGCCCTGGCCCAGGAGATTACACCCACCAACCTTTGTCTTCACAAACCCACTGCTGCCGCCTCGCCACAAACCACCCAGCAGGCCCACCACCTCCACAGCCCCAGTCCTGCCATCCTGAACTTCACCTTGCAGAACCTGGGTCTGATCTCAGGCTCTAGCCCAGGAAACACCTTCGCTGCCCCACAGACTCCAGACTGTGCCAACACCCTGCCCAGCCCTCTGCCGGGCCCACTGGCCCTGCAGCAGAGAGGGATGGTTTTCATCAAACCCGTGTCCCCTGTGCCCGTCCAGCAGTCTGTATCAGCTCAACCAATGGCCCTGATCAGTGTCCAACAG CCTCTGATGACGACCCCCAAAGGGACAGGGCTCCCCCAGCAGAGCTTCTTCCACACGCCGGTCCCCCTCTCCCCTCTGGCTGCCATGGTAACCACCAGTGGACACCCAGCCACCAAAACTGTTTATGTCCCTCAGAGGAAGCTGGATGTCACCACTGAGGACTCCTGA